The following is a genomic window from Neodiprion pinetum isolate iyNeoPine1 chromosome 3, iyNeoPine1.2, whole genome shotgun sequence.
GAGcggctgaagaaaaaaaaaaaaatatcgaagaaaCCAATGTTTGAACAGCCAACGTTTCATATTTAACACATGAAAAATCTATGAATCTTCGATCGTTGAACGGTGATTATTTAACTATAATATGCAGTAAACGCGGACACTGCGAAATTCCTCGTATTTTTACACTCTTTGCGCGGGGATTCTTAACGGTATGCTGTACAATGTACAACAACGATAATAGcaacgatttaaaaataataaaaatgcatCCACGCACGTTACACATATTCTGTAAATTCTCGCGATTGCGCGAAGAGAAAGGAAATGAAAGGAATGGATGCATAGAAGTTTCGGAGTAGAGTGTGTGAAAGGGGTGAGGAgagggggggcgggggggaggaggggaggggggttGAAAGATATACGGATAGatagcgagagagagaggggggggggggggggggggggggggggggtgaggaaaaataatagcgTGCACGGGAGTAAAATGATGATGACGGCAGGATGTGTGACGAAGGGGGAGAAACTCAAAGGAACAAAGTACGCGTGCATGCGAGTGTGTGGCGCAAGGATATGGGGGGAGAACACAGCGACGCCGTGCAATGAGTCAGGATTATACGTACGCGGTGAAAAAGgggatggaaataaaaaagagagagagagagaaagagagagaggggaagGATGGGGGAGGGAGGGACGTGATCGGCACACGACGGAAACTTCCACTAACGTGTAAAACGCGTCCATGTGATACCGTTCGATcatgacgtaaaaaaaaaaaaaacgagcgCGCgcataaagtaaaaaataaaaataaaataaaaaaaaagcaatccTGCTCCCCTTTTTCTCGCCCCGCCCTTCCAAGCTACAATAAAAACTTTTGATGCTCGCggcaaataaaaagaaaggaagaaagaaagaacgggaagaagagagagagagagagagagagagagagagaggggagagagagagagagagagagagagagaggagagagagagagaggagagagagagagagaggagagagagaggagagaggagagaataaaaaatagacatttataatagaaatttttcggtGCGTTTAGTATTTGTTTTTCTAGGCATTTGATCATCGTTAATTCATTTCGTAATTTTACTACGTTTTTGTCGGAAAGGGTTAAGATTCGTAATTTCCAAAGTTACGAAAGCGCCaagttacgaattttttttttgcggcgAAACTTTGGGTACAGAGATCAAACTTTGaggaaacatcgaaatttttaacgatGAAAGATTTTTAGTTACGTGAATTTccggcttggtgaaatttcacgacTTTGATCcttctttgtttttgattttccatGTTTTTCCGTACGGAATCCTGGTCGTTCGGATTGTcgggttttttttcattttttccacccactcgttgagtaaactatgCTCTGCgagtatatttgaattttcggaatttcactccgtcgaaactttatttgtcggaactttgctctgtcgtaacttgaattttccgAATCTAGCATTTCGAAACATCGATGTGTAAAGGTTTCCggccattcgaaactttgttgttttttcaaagtttgatttctttacttcaagtgtttcgccaccaaataattcggattTGGGCACTTTCGggacttttcaaattcgaaacttcaacccccccccccccccccttattttatgacatttataaatatgtataataaaagatATTACGTTATATTCGACTTTGGTGTTTTttcgcactttttttttaaataaaactttctTCGATTCATAATCTCATCTCGTCGATTTTCGTCTTTGCTCTATTTACAAGTTGTACTTATTCATACGTACATTGATATCAACTATTAGATATTCAAACGATAAGAAACAGAAACACGAAACTAGCAGATTTTCGTCTGATTTCAagatcgttaatttttcgactACTGGCAAAGAAAAGTttcgtgtttaaaaaaatgctaaTAATTACGGCTGTTGCAGAGCCTGCATCGAGATGAGCTTATATTACAGACGGTATAATATAAGAAAGAGGAacgcgaagaagaaaaagaagaagtggGAAAAAATGGGTAgggtggagggggggggggggggggaattaTAACGCGGGTGGATAAGAAGAGAAGAACAGCATAAAAGAGATCCTGCGCTTCAAACCGTGAatttcctccttctcctcctcctcctcctcctcttcctcctcctcctcctcctcttcctcctcctcctccttctcctccgcCCCTTCATCATCCTACTTTTTTATCTCTTTGTCAGTATTTCCTTGCTacgagaagaggaaaaaaaaagtccgcGCGCAGCTCGCGCAGTTgctgaaaaggaaaaaggaggAGGACTGAAGAAAAAGCGGAAGAGCCGAGGAGCGGAGAGAaggaaggggggggggagtgagAGAGGATAGGATCCAGTCCTGCCACCCTTTCCTACGATACCTACCCGCATATGGAAATACACGTACATGGTATTATGGCacgtatgtatacgtgtgtaaTACATCATAATAGATAAGAGCGAACGCGAGGAGAAGAAACGCGAAAAGGGAGGACAAAGAATGGAAGAGAGAGACACGCGAAGGAGTGcagatttttttgattctacTTATAATCTATATATGAAATGCAGAATTTAACATACGACGATTGGGAAAGgcgtgtaaatattttcattcgttaaaTTACCCTCGCCTGTATAATCTGTACGTATATTATCTTGATTTCGATGGAATCTTTCATTCGAATTTTCCGCGTCTTTGAAACGTTATAACACCAATTCGCGTCTTCAATTCTTGTAAGTTCAGTTTCCATATTGTagaattcttattttcaatattgatCGACAATTGACTCGTTagaaacattttatttaatttatatatttctcTTCAAATTATCTTCTactttacatatgtatatatatatatatatatacacacagtGTAGGTATCTCTATAATATTaccatgtatacatatatctatatcttGATCCTTTCTTTCTGTAAATACGAACATGATAAATGAGTGTAAACCAGATATGGTATATGTAAAACACATGGACGTGGTAGATATTCCATACAAAGAGACacagagagaagagagagagagagagagagagagagaagaggtAAAATTCTGTAGAATGTGTACGTTTGTAGGGTGATGGCCTAGATTCGGTCAAGACCTGCTTTctagcaacagcaacagcagcagcagcagcagcagaagcagcaaGCAGGAACAGCAGAAACAGACTGCGGCATTTCTCTTTATTacattgtgtgtgtgtgtgtgagaaGAGAGTTATACGGCAGAAGGAGTATGAAACTTCTTCCGCGAGCGAAGTAAATGGAAAAGAAGAGGCAAACTAAGAAAAAGTAAGACGTGGAGGGGCGAAAAAGCGAGGCGAGAGGCCGATGGAAATCGGCCACTGTCGAagtctttttcttcttctctttcttttttttttcatcttatcCTTCTTTTTTGTTTACGGCAAAATTATCGCCAAATCGAAGAATTATACTTTTCTCCCGCGCGATTATCATCGGCGCTTCGCGCCGTTGTCGAAATGTGGCGggagaattcaaattttcaccgccAGAACGAACACGATTCGACTTTCAttattcgaattgaatttgaaacacgatcaTTGGGCACGAAAGTATTTTCCAgtgataatataaaattattagaaaaacgaaaaacaattccgtgATGTTATAAGTAtatggtatatgtatatatatatatatatatatatatatatccctGTGAACGAAATTCAAAGGGATAAGATTTATCGTAGAAGGCGGAAAATATAAGGGGGGAAACATTCGGACGTAAGAAATACACTTTATTTACCACGGGCACGTGTATgctgtatttatatatacattataggTATAGGAGAAAATTCTGAGAACGGAAGAAACGAGGAAGCGAAAAAGGAGGGGAAAAAAGGGAACCGGAAAAATTTGTGCAAGATGACGGTTGATTCGCAGGTCACTAGCTGTGTACCGTTTCTAGTGGCGTGGAGTGTTTTGCTCGTACGTTACGAGCAACTGACAAGCTAACccagaaatgaatgaaatacgCGGAGCGCGTATTATCGTCTCATTGTCAGCGAGTACGATATAcgggggggagggagagagaggaagaggatAAATAGCGCGTACGTggtgaggaaaaagaaaacgatcaAATGACACGTCGACGACGAAGATGACGATGATTTTTGTTACATAAGCCtgggataaaaattccattatTTCTAGGTAGATGGGAAAAGATGTATATTAACTTGACCGAGAAGTAGAAGGAAGAAACATTTCTTCTTCACGTGTAATATGATAACGTTTACAGCGAGAAAAGCGATAATCATTGTCATCATCATCCTTGTAGATATTGTTACACCATTGCAATGTAAACATTGACGACGAGTAAAACGGATAATTCGATCGATCGCAGTTAAAAACGCGAGATCGTCAagagcgtaaaaaaaaaaaaaaaatcgtacgaaATAAATATCGTAACGAGTAAAAAACATCATCGGCTGTACAATTTAAATCCTACCACGTTGTGATTGTGTACTGTCAAAGTAAAGGGCAAACGGTGTGTGGATATTGACAGAATAAACTGATACAGACGTTGTGTTAACGTAACAAATAAATCGCACGTTCTCAGATGCATACGTACACGCATACATGCACAGAGTATAAATCAGCTGTCACTCACCGTTTGATAGTCAGAACGTCGCAGGAACGTATTCGAGATgtgtgtaaaagaaaaatgatgaaaacagagaagtaaaaaaaaaaaaaaaaacaaataaaaaaaaatgtaaataaaaaaaaacccaacaacaacaacaatagcagcagcagcagcaacgacGACGAATAAATAATACGGAGAGTACGAAAGCAGgtaaaaacaaacgaaaacaaaacaaacaaacaaacgaataaacaaacaaacaaacaaactggCGACACgcactgactgactgactgactgactgactgaccgACCGACTGTCTCGTCGATAtacgaaaattattcgtcAGCGCGTTATTATTTCGAACTTTGTTTTACACACGGTGCCCGACACAACGGACACGAAGCGTTGCGGACGACGGCGCAAAACGATTAAGCGATTTTGTTGTGGACCCCAATTCTTCACTCCGGCTCTCTCTTGCCCCGGCTTTCCACTTCTCCTACTCTCCTTTCGCCGCTCCTCTGGACCGCGGGAAGCGGTGATGCGGCATGAGGACGGAACCTCGGCGTCAGTTTTGTGGCTGCGGAAGGGCGGTGAGGGGGGGAGCAAGGTAttgggcgggagggcgggcgggcggaGAGACGAACGCGATTCACGGACGTACGAAttaccgccgccgccgccgtcTAGCAGCCTGCGCTGCGGACCGATTTTCGTCATCTGCGCCGCGTCTCCCTAAGACTTCGCCACCGTTTCCGTGCTACCCGGCGGCCCGGCTTCATACTTCGCCGTTCGATCGTTACCACGTAGAGTTCCTACCGCCACGGCcattgtgtaaaaagtaaGCGCGGCGGGTAGTGCAAGCCGAGGACGGAGGACGGACGCTGTTTGGTTTTCATTTCCCCAAAAATacggaatatatatatatatagatatatatatatatatatacgcatacacacattacatacagatatatatatatatgtatatatttaaaaaataataatacaacgGGTATATATTAAAGTATAGAGACGTATATGCaacagttttcatttttcaatgagaggaaacaatatttttgattggTCTTTCTAACCCCTCTTTGATATCGCCTCGACACATTCGCCGCTCAGCCTCctcgtcatcatcgtcatcatcatcatcccctCATGTTGTGATATTAGATTGTGCCAAGCCGACGTGAGTactcgataattttttttttttatctacgtattatgtataggtattattttataattctcGATGTTTGAACGCGCGCGCGTGTTTCtatgtgcgtgcgtgcgtgcgtgcgtgtgtgtgtgcgtgcgagTGCATCGGTACAGATTCTTGTAGTACATAGTTTTCTTTGTTATCATATTATTACTCTCTCGATGTTATCTTCGACGCGTTTCCGATCGTTTTCTCCCGTTTCATGGCCTGCCGGTTAGGGATAAACCAATATTGCGAACCCGCCGTAAAAGGCGGTGGTCCTCCCTAGCGTTCCGAATTTTCGGGGAAATTTGTGAGATTTTCCGGAAAAACTTGAATCTCTTGTGCCGACCTGAGTCGTTCAATCGATGATACCCTCGAGCTCGATCGATTTCAACCGGTTTGTCATACGTCCTTCGCATTTAGTAGCAATGTCCGACAATTTTCCTCacgattttcaaacacttttcgcCATTTTGTCCTTACCCAGTCCGCGAAGTCGGCCATTGCGCGTTCACCGGCcccatcctcctcctcctcttcctccgcTTCTATATACGCGGAGTGAAGAACAGGGGGGGAAAACTGAAACCGTGGCCCCTTTTATTCCTTGCCCGGGGCTCgactttttcttctcttttcttttctcgccatcattttttttcttttcccttctcATCTTTTTCTCACGTTTCACGTTGACGTGTGAAcgcgacgacgaggacgatCGCTAGCCTAGCATATGGCCGGATCGATGTTGCTAGATCGGAAAATTGGGCATGGGCGAGGTATTTTCTCCGGTCGATTTAGTCGCGACAATTTCACTCCGATTCGTGCAGTTCGTAAGAAAGCTTTGAACGCTCCGGCGCACTAAACGCCGTTGCAATGTTCCGTCGATAGGTTATGTATGTATTCATATTTTCCCAGATATTGGTAATCAGTACTGCCAACGGTATCGATCCGTTTTCTCGCGCTACTTTCTACCCGCGCATTAACTCGAAATCgttaaagagagagagagagacggccTGTTGACATacagaaagagaagaaagataATAAGCGGCGCGTGCGGCGTACataaatttttcgttacgCGACGAGACGAAGAGCGGAGAAGCTGAAAACCCGtggaatcgaatcggagagagagatagagtgAGCGATAGAAGTTTATCTGTCAATTGTcaataatatttgtttatagTTGCTCGCACATTGCCGGACGAGGTACGTTAACGATGATTCGCGCAGATTACGTCACAGTGTGATAATAATACGAGCGATTGCGTAATTGAACACGAGTGCATCACTCCAATAACGTGACAACAAGACATCCGCGCGACCCGGCTGATTAACCGCGATATCGTAACGAGTTATTTTCACGGTAATTGCTATAGTCGATAGTTCCACCCAATCGTCAGCTGTGTCTCGCTATTTTACCATATACCTacagagagtgagaaagagtATATCTATAGTTTTTAACGCCGTGCATTTGTAAACGAAGTATATCATCGAACCGTGGCTACACGTTTGTCGTCAAACTACACGATTATCGTACGTGTCAAGATTTTCTCAAACACGCTTGACCTTTAGCTGCGATCGTTCCTCCCCCCTCCCGCGAAACGCCGCGTAGTATGTCAAAACCGCCGCCTACGAAGATTAACAGCCACTGCTAGCTGCGGCTCAATTCAGATCGTGCAACGCACACTTTGCCTCGCCTACAGCGACGCGCAACTGTCGGAATATACTTTCTAAATTCTAAACCGTAACGTTGCCGCTCCGTGTATCAAACGGCGGTGATATCGTGTACCCACGTTTATTAGTCACCTCGGTGCAAATAAGGACATTTTACGCCGCTACCCGAAGGTTATCGTCGTATTCGTCCGTCGAAGGGAGCCACCGGTGTTGGGAAATGTACGTTGGGAATAAGATTTTCACTAAACACGTACCGGATTTCGGGAAACGTATTGCCGCTGTGtctacatacacacacacacacacatcgtACCTGGGTAGGCTCGACCCTCACCGCGCCTGCGCGTTCGGCGATTCATTTGCGCTTGCGCAGCTCGACTAGACCCGATCCCCATTTCCGTCTGACACAGAGAGGTCCGAACGCCCGCTGCACCAAACCCCACCAGTGAGAGTTACCGTTAGTTAGAAGCATACGCACAAAGGAAAAGACCAGGCGAGAGAGGAGACGACGACGCGCTTGCATCACCAGTAGCCATTTTGGAAGCTTTGCACGACATAATTTTCCGCCGCTCCTCGCTCTCTTTACTCGGTATTCAACCACCGTTGCCCGGTAGTATCGCGCGTCCCTGGCTCCCTGGTGGATAGATaatggaaaagaaataatatatttaataattaattcaacgTGTCGTGACTTGAGGCTTTCAATAACGGTTAAATCGAAGATGGATCGAACGCGAGGAAGATAACGCACTATCGGGGCAAAGTTTTTCCtaattaaatatcatttcTCCCGTTTCTTGTTacgaacagaaaggaggaAAAGAGAGATATAAACGACGGATCGGAATACACAAAATTCATTCAACGCCATGGAAGACGACCAACAGTTCTGCCTTAGATGGAACAACCACCAAAGCACATTAATACAGAACTTCGATACGCTTTTGGAAAGCGGCACATTAGTCGACTGCACTTTGGCGGCGGAGGGGAAATATTTAAAGGCCCACAAAGTAGTCCTCTCCGCGTGCAGTCCGTACTTTGAGGTGAGTTCTCTTTTTATCATTCACCTATATTTGTTCTCATCAGTGCATCTTTCCGTatcctcccctcccctcctcctCAAGTTCTTGTCATTCCGCGTATTGATTAATCTTTTATCGCGCGCACGTGTGTCGCGAACAGTGACCTCCCCGATCttcgtaattattttctacGCGTTGAGAACGGatcgttcgatttttcaacttcccaACAGTTCTCGTTCCTCCCTCCTTCTCATCCTCCCCACATTCCTGGCTCGTCATATCTCTATAAGCTCGAGATGGGCGCCACAGAGTTTAATCAATACCAAATAGAGGTTGATGTCGAAACAAAATGGCCGCTCGCCTGATACAGTTGGCCACTGTGTACCGTAGCAAGGGGTTTGGCAGCGTCAGGGGgggagtgagtgagtgagttaGTTTGTTTGATCCCCTCTTGCCTCCTGATCAATACGGGGAAAGCAAAATGGCGGATTTCCAGGGTTCTTACCGGGAGAGTGGGAGGGGGGGTCCCGGGAATATGccgaaatgaattttccatttttcccaCATCTTGGGCGAATCGAACTTTTACCCAATTAAGTTCTGTGCGTAGggtttaagtaaaaaaaaaaaaaaaaaaaaaaaaaagaaaactgcgGAGAGGGGTGCAACATTGAGAACGTTGAACTCTTTAATAATTtggtacttttttttctcgtcatcTTTTAGGGCCTCCTCAGCGAACACTATGACAAACATCCAGTTTTCATACTCAAAGATGTCAAATTTAAAGAGCTCAAAGCCATGATGGACTACATGTACAGGGGGGAAGTGAACATCTCCCAAGACCAATTGGCGGCGCTTTTAAAAGCTGCGGAGTCTCTTCAAATAAAAGGACTTTCGGAAAGTAAAGGCGGCGGAGGGGGGGGTGGTGGTGGAGGCAGCTGTAACAGTAAAACAGAACAGAGGCAACAGAAAATAGTATCGTCACAATCCACAGCACAGTCGTTAGACATTCCACATACGTCTTCCGGTCTCACTATTGAAAAGAACAGTAAAGTTCCTAGGCAGAGTCTTTCGCAGACGTCCGTCGATATACCAGAAGATTCTGCCAGCCCACAAATCTCTAGAGGGCTGTCCTCcaggtaaataaaattattttcatgcaCATATACTTTGTGTTTGAATGTAAaagtctgaaaatatttaaatagttTCGATTGTTActaaacttgaaaatatgCTTCCTCTGATTTCAGGGAAGGCTCCCTTAGCCCGACGTCattaagaaaaagaaaaaagcttaGAAGAAGAAGTATCGGCGACGATAACTCAGTTGAAAATCATGAGGCATCTAATTCCAGTGACGTCTCTCATTCTATGGGTGTTCCAGCGCTCGGTATAGCGCCGGTTGCAGATGAGAAAGTTC
Proteins encoded in this region:
- the LOC124214177 gene encoding protein tramtrack, beta isoform isoform X47, with the translated sequence MEDDQQFCLRWNNHQSTLIQNFDTLLESGTLVDCTLAAEGKYLKAHKVVLSACSPYFEGLLSEHYDKHPVFILKDVKFKELKAMMDYMYRGEVNISQDQLAALLKAAESLQIKGLSESKGGGGGGGGGGSCNSKTEQRQQKIVSSQSTAQSLDIPHTSSGLTIEKNSKVPRQSLSQTSVDIPEDSASPQISRGLSSREGSLSPTSLRKRKKLRRRSIGDDNSVENHEASNSSDVSHSMGVPALGIAPVADEKVHADPTDSLGRSALMQQLTKPADEMLQMPIEKPEPNDNLIEPKSEYLEDPEESVEDLTLDDDMNDLNEMEQDNPRAGPSHDPSQHPGLASWHVTGDRSNAGGVVGAVGGTPGTTDEVFLAAQEAAQAHRDSQELRQKWKNIGKESVVLKSQFKDV
- the LOC124214177 gene encoding protein tramtrack, beta isoform isoform X29 → MEDDQQFCLRWNNHQSTLIQNFDTLLESGTLVDCTLAAEGKYLKAHKVVLSACSPYFEGLLSEHYDKHPVFILKDVKFKELKAMMDYMYRGEVNISQDQLAALLKAAESLQIKGLSESKGGGGGGGGGGSCNSKTEQRQQKIVSSQSTAQSLDIPHTSSGLTIEKNSKVPRQSLSQTSVDIPEDSASPQISRGLSSREGSLSPTSLRKRKKLRRRSIGDDNSVENHEASNSSDVSHSMGVPALGIAPVADEKVHADPTDSLGRSALMQQLTKPADEMLQMPIEKPEPNDNLIEPKSEYLEDPEESVEDLTLDDDMNDLNEMEQDNPRAGPSHDPSQHPGLASWHVTGDRSNAGGVVGAVGGTPGTTDEVFLAAQEAAQAHRDSQDYQHPGGHGHIYDDMRRRLQVIQRKLGGKPIQLSWFRDLESAKERCPHCDRLYTAGNLTMHCRKLRGPQGIQRYLSRYEYGSSNK
- the LOC124214177 gene encoding protein tramtrack, beta isoform isoform X26, with the translated sequence MEDDQQFCLRWNNHQSTLIQNFDTLLESGTLVDCTLAAEGKYLKAHKVVLSACSPYFEGLLSEHYDKHPVFILKDVKFKELKAMMDYMYRGEVNISQDQLAALLKAAESLQIKGLSESKGGGGGGGGGGSCNSKTEQRQQKIVSSQSTAQSLDIPHTSSGLTIEKNSKVPRQSLSQTSVDIPEDSASPQISRGLSSREGSLSPTSLRKRKKLRRRSIGDDNSVENHEASNSSDVSHSMGVPALGIAPVADEKVHADPTDSLGRSALMQQLTKPADEMLQMPIEKPEPNDNLIEPKSEYLEDPEESVEDLTLDDDMNDLNEMEQDNPRAGPSHDPSQHPGLASWHVTGDRSNAGGVVGAVGGTPGTTDEVFLAAQEAAQAHRDSQGLRLLSRKRKYNTASQAYYCQYCNRKYKNRRSRDAHRLLVCLQNPTARCYTRVTECVECGYSTGNISHMRRHCLRMHGNLRAKPCD
- the LOC124214177 gene encoding protein tramtrack, beta isoform isoform X34, with the protein product MEDDQQFCLRWNNHQSTLIQNFDTLLESGTLVDCTLAAEGKYLKAHKVVLSACSPYFEGLLSEHYDKHPVFILKDVKFKELKAMMDYMYRGEVNISQDQLAALLKAAESLQIKGLSESKGGGGGGGGGGSCNSKTEQRQQKIVSSQSTAQSLDIPHTSSGLTIEKNSKVPRQSLSQTSVDIPEDSASPQISRGLSSREGSLSPTSLRKRKKLRRRSIGDDNSVENHEASNSSDVSHSMGVPALGIAPVADEKVHADPTDSLGRSALMQQLTKPADEMLQMPIEKPEPNDNLIEPKSEYLEDPEESVEDLTLDDDMNDLNEMEQDNPRAGPSHDPSQHPGLASWHVTGDRSNAGGVVGAVGGTPGTTDEVFLAAQEAAQAHRDSQGMRVVARKKYDTASQVYYCHYCNRKYNNRLSRNTHHWRDCLKNPNARRNAGGIQCAKCAYNTTYSSSMKKHYRRKHGYPKV
- the LOC124214177 gene encoding protein tramtrack, beta isoform isoform X25, with the protein product MEDDQQFCLRWNNHQSTLIQNFDTLLESGTLVDCTLAAEGKYLKAHKVVLSACSPYFEGLLSEHYDKHPVFILKDVKFKELKAMMDYMYRGEVNISQDQLAALLKAAESLQIKGLSESKGGGGGGGGGGSCNSKTEQRQQKIVSSQSTAQSLDIPHTSSGLTIEKNSKVPRQSLSQTSVDIPEDSASPQISRGLSSREGSLSPTSLRKRKKLRRRSIGDDNSVENHEASNSSDVSHSMGVPALGIAPVADEKVHADPTDSLGRSALMQQLTKPADEMLQMPIEKPEPNDNLIEPKSEYLEDPEESVEDLTLDDDMNDLNEMEQDNPRAGPSHDPSQHPGLASWHVTGDRSNAGGVVGAVGGTPGTTDEVFLAAQEAAQAHRDSQDDMSFYNSRYGHSPRVGIQGALCPRCSKSFTHRSNMTRHYRYECGQRPRFQCPYCEKCYTQKYYTRKHIRKYHPSCRLQIKVLGVERHN
- the LOC124214177 gene encoding protein tramtrack, beta isoform isoform X48, giving the protein MEDDQQFCLRWNNHQSTLIQNFDTLLESGTLVDCTLAAEGKYLKAHKVVLSACSPYFEGLLSEHYDKHPVFILKDVKFKELKAMMDYMYRGEVNISQDQLAALLKAAESLQIKGLSESKGGGGGGGGGGSCNSKTEQRQQKIVSSQSTAQSLDIPHTSSGLTIEKNSKVPRQSLSQTSVDIPEDSASPQISRGLSSREGSLSPTSLRKRKKLRRRSIGDDNSVENHEASNSSDVSHSMGVPALGIAPVADEKVHADPTDSLGRSALMQQLTKPADEMLQMPIEKPEPNDNLIEPKSEYLEDPEESVEDLTLDDDMNDLNEMEQDNPRAGPSHDPSQHPGLASWHVTGDRSNAGGVVGAVGGTPGTTDEVFLAAQEAAQAHRDSQGLRVVPMRGKYDTTSQE
- the LOC124214177 gene encoding protein tramtrack, beta isoform isoform X23, encoding MEDDQQFCLRWNNHQSTLIQNFDTLLESGTLVDCTLAAEGKYLKAHKVVLSACSPYFEGLLSEHYDKHPVFILKDVKFKELKAMMDYMYRGEVNISQDQLAALLKAAESLQIKGLSESKGGGGGGGGGGSCNSKTEQRQQKIVSSQSTAQSLDIPHTSSGLTIEKNSKVPRQSLSQTSVDIPEDSASPQISRGLSSREGSLSPTSLRKRKKLRRRSIGDDNSVENHEASNSSDVSHSMGVPALGIAPVADEKVHADPTDSLGRSALMQQLTKPADEMLQMPIEKPEPNDNLIEPKSEYLEDPEESVEDLTLDDDMNDLNEMEQDNPRAGPSHDPSQHPGLASWHVTGDRSNAGGVVGAVGGTPGTTDEVFLAAQEAAQAHRDSQDVRAMRNKRQHVTTSQAYYCQYCNKRYMLRASRDRHRLLYCLNNPTARCYTRVLQCAKCGYNTVNEFNMHRHCLRKHCNPRGKALSWSAL
- the LOC124214177 gene encoding protein tramtrack, beta isoform isoform X33, producing MEDDQQFCLRWNNHQSTLIQNFDTLLESGTLVDCTLAAEGKYLKAHKVVLSACSPYFEGLLSEHYDKHPVFILKDVKFKELKAMMDYMYRGEVNISQDQLAALLKAAESLQIKGLSESKGGGGGGGGGGSCNSKTEQRQQKIVSSQSTAQSLDIPHTSSGLTIEKNSKVPRQSLSQTSVDIPEDSASPQISRGLSSREGSLSPTSLRKRKKLRRRSIGDDNSVENHEASNSSDVSHSMGVPALGIAPVADEKVHADPTDSLGRSALMQQLTKPADEMLQMPIEKPEPNDNLIEPKSEYLEDPEESVEDLTLDDDMNDLNEMEQDNPRAGPSHDPSQHPGLASWHVTGDRSNAGGVVGAVGGTPGTTDEVFLAAQEAAQAHRDSQGLRVVAKKQEYDTTSQVYYCQYCDKKYKKRLSRNVHRWRDCLKNPTAARNARVIQCPECAYNTIHPSSMETHYQSKHRYLKV
- the LOC124214177 gene encoding protein tramtrack, beta isoform isoform X28 encodes the protein MEDDQQFCLRWNNHQSTLIQNFDTLLESGTLVDCTLAAEGKYLKAHKVVLSACSPYFEGLLSEHYDKHPVFILKDVKFKELKAMMDYMYRGEVNISQDQLAALLKAAESLQIKGLSESKGGGGGGGGGGSCNSKTEQRQQKIVSSQSTAQSLDIPHTSSGLTIEKNSKVPRQSLSQTSVDIPEDSASPQISRGLSSREGSLSPTSLRKRKKLRRRSIGDDNSVENHEASNSSDVSHSMGVPALGIAPVADEKVHADPTDSLGRSALMQQLTKPADEMLQMPIEKPEPNDNLIEPKSEYLEDPEESVEDLTLDDDMNDLNEMEQDNPRAGPSHDPSQHPGLASWHVTGDRSNAGGVVGAVGGTPGTTDEVFLAAQEAAQAHRDSQDLQAMFNERKYKAGSQAYYCRFCNKKYKIRRSRNVHCLMYCLKNPSAHCYTKIIRCTKCTYNTVNGSNMRRHCFLKHGNRQTNFP
- the LOC124214177 gene encoding longitudinals lacking protein, isoforms A/B/D/L isoform X30, encoding MEDDQQFCLRWNNHQSTLIQNFDTLLESGTLVDCTLAAEGKYLKAHKVVLSACSPYFEGLLSEHYDKHPVFILKDVKFKELKAMMDYMYRGEVNISQDQLAALLKAAESLQIKGLSESKGGGGGGGGGGSCNSKTEQRQQKIVSSQSTAQSLDIPHTSSGLTIEKNSKVPRQSLSQTSVDIPEDSASPQISRGLSSREGSLSPTSLRKRKKLRRRSIGDDNSVENHEASNSSDVSHSMGVPALGIAPVADEKVHADPTDSLGRSALMQQLTKPADEMLQMPIEKPEPNDNLIEPKSEYLEDPEESVEDLTLDDDMNDLNEMEQDNPRAGPSHDPSQHPGLASWHVTGDRSNAGGVVGAVGGTPGTTDEVFLAAQEAAQAHRDSQDRKMVWNKWRHTISPQAYYCQYCNRKYKIRRSRDRHRSMYCSKNPLARCYTSVIQCAKCTYSTVDAFNMRRHCAMIHGNRSANAP